Part of the Arsenicicoccus sp. oral taxon 190 genome, GCAGATCTTCCTGGAGACGCACGCCGAGGCCGAGGAGCGGTTCTTCTACCCGCACCTGCTCGACAAGGGCACCGGCGCTGCGGACGCCGACGACGGCACCGTCGAGGGCGAGGTCGAGGACGCGATCAAGGACCACAACAAGCTACGCGACGCGATCCGCCGGGCCGGCAAGGAGAAGGTCGGCTCGGACGCCTGGTGGGAGGCCGTCACCGACGCCGACGTCGCCAACTCCGACCACATGGCGGAGGAGGAGCGGCAGGACCTGCGCGACTTCCGCGACCACGCGGGGCTGCAGCAGCGTCACGACATCGCCGTGGAGTTCCTGCGCTGGCAGGCCCAGAAGGCGGCCGACGGGATCAAGCCCGTCAACAAGGACGCCGAGGCGTATGTCGAGAACCCCGAGGCCGAGCTCCGCTCCGCCGAGGGCTGAGGACCGTCCCTGCCGCCTGACCTGCCGGCGTCCTGACCGACCTGCGCCGGCAGGTCAACGCGGGCAGGTCAGCGCAGGCGGGGCCGGACCAGGCCGAGCTCGCAGCCCCGGACGACGGCCTGCACCCGGCTGAGCACGCCCATCTTGGTCATGAGTCGACCGAGCCGGGCCTTGACCGTGGCTTCGCTGAGGTCGAGCTCCCGGGCGATCTGGGCTTTGCCGAGACCCTCGGCGAGCAGCTCGAGCACGCGCGCCTCGCCGTCGGACAGGGCGGTGCGCACCCGGGCCGCCTCCGCCGCGAGCTCCGGCGGGCGTGACCTGCCGGATCTCACCTCGTCCACCACCGCGGCCACCACCTGCTCGTCCAGGCTGCCGCGGCCCTCGACGACGGCGCGGGCCGAGGCGACCAGCTGCTCCGGCGTCGCGTCCTTGAGCACGTATCCCGCCGCGCCGGCCCGCAGCATGGGCACCACGGCCCCGGTGGCCGCGAAGGTCGTCACCGCGAGCACCCTTGCTGCCGGCCACTGCTCGAGGACCCGGGCGGTGGCGGCGACGCCGCTCAGGCGGGGCATGTGCAGGTCCATCAGCACCACGTCGGGCCGGTGGGCGAGGACCGCCTCGACCGCCTCGTCCCCGTCGGTGGCCTCCGCCACGACCTCGAACTCGCCGCCCGCCTCCAGGAAGTGCACCAGCGCCCCCCGCATCAGGGCCTGGTCGTCGGCGACGACGGCGCGATGGTCGGCCATGGTTACTCCGTAGTACGTCTGTGGTCCGACCAAGTGTTCCACACGTCCTGGGGAGGGCCGACGTGCGTCGAGCCATGAGTGCTGTCCTGGTCACCGTCATCATGCCGAGCGGCATCTTCGACACCCTGTGCCAGCTCTACCCCCAGCTGTGCGGCCGCTGACCGCGGCCGTCCCCGGCCGCGTCGGGCTGCCGCGGTGGCTGGTCCTGGGCCTCGGGCTGCTCGTCCTCGCCTCGGTCCTGGACGACGCGGTCCTGCAGTGGGAGAGCGCCGCGCCGCTGCTCGACCGCCTCACCGGCATCGCCTCCCAGCTCGGCGCCGCCACCTGCCTGGTCCTGCTCGTCCTCCGGCCGCGCTGGGCCTACCTCGCGCTCGCGGTCACGCTCGCCACGTCCCTGCTGGCCGGTATGCCGCTCCCCGGGGTCGCCGCGCTCGGCCTGTGCCTCGGGGCCGCCGGCCTGCGACGGTGCCGCCCCACCCTGGCGGCCCTCGCCGGGGTCTCGGCGGTCTACGCCGGCGCCGTGACGCTGCGCAACCCGCCCGCCGCCGCGGTGCTGTGGCTGGTCGCGCCTGCGCTGACCGTCGTGGTGCTCGGCACCTGGGTGGTGGGGACCGCGCTGGCGCAGCGGCGGCAGGCCGAGGAGCGGGCGGCCGAGCTCGAGCACGCCGCCGTCGCCGCGCGCGAGCAGGAGCGGCGGCTGCTGGCCCGCGAGCTGCACGACGTGGTGGCCCACGGGCTGACGCTGGTGGCGATGCAGGCTTCCGTCATACGGACCACGCAGGACCCGCAGGTGCAGGAGGGGGCGCGGGCGACCATCGAGACGACCGCGCGGTCCGCGCTGCACGAGCTGCAGCACCTGCTCGGGGTGCTGCGCACCAGCGATGCGATCGCCGCCACCGCCGACGCGGCCACCACGGTGCCCGAGACGGTCGAGCAGCTGGTGGCGGACTGCGGGCGGCTGGGCTACGACCTGACGGCGCGGGTCGACGCGGGGGAGCTGCCCTGCAGCGTGATCCTCGCCATCGACCGGCTGCTGCGGGAGGCGGTCACCAACGTCGTCAAGCACAGCGGCCCCGCGCCCTGCTCCCTCACGATCCGCCGGGTCGGGTCCACCGTCGCGATCGAGGTGCGCAACCGGCTCGGTGCTCCGCGGCAGCCCGGGCCGTCCCACGGCCACGGGTTGCCCGGCCTCGCCGAGCGCGTCCGGCTGCTCGGCGGGACCTTCAGCGCCGGGGTGCGGGACGGCCAGTGGGTGCTGCTGGCCTACCTCCCCGTCTGAGTCGCCCCTCACCGCGATCGTGGTCGGTCTGGGCGCCTGGGCAACCACAACCGTCCACGATCGCGGGGGTGCGGGGGTGGGGGAGGGGGATGGGAGAAGCGGGTCAGAAGGTCCCGGGCAGCCGCCGGCCGAAGTCGCGCACCGTGTGCTGGCGCGAGTCGACGTCGGTGTCGTTGGGCCCGCCCTGGTCGTCCGCGAGGCGGCCGGTCTGGGTGGTGACCAGGTGCTGCACCAGGCGCCCCTCCCGCGTCAGGCCGTCGTTGAAGCTCAGCGAGGCCACCAGCTGGTCCTCGCCCTTCTCGACCGGGTTCGCGAGCGTCACGGCGAAGCTGCGCGTGGACGTCGCCGCGTCGAAGCCGAGGTCCCGCACGTGCGCGCCGTGGAAGGACTGCGGCGTGATCACCC contains:
- a CDS encoding hemerythrin domain-containing protein, whose protein sequence is MDITEIILDQHDQQRTAFAQLEEWPKKDIEGLTALWQRLQIFLETHAEAEERFFYPHLLDKGTGAADADDGTVEGEVEDAIKDHNKLRDAIRRAGKEKVGSDAWWEAVTDADVANSDHMAEEERQDLRDFRDHAGLQQRHDIAVEFLRWQAQKAADGIKPVNKDAEAYVENPEAELRSAEG
- a CDS encoding response regulator, which codes for MADHRAVVADDQALMRGALVHFLEAGGEFEVVAEATDGDEAVEAVLAHRPDVVLMDLHMPRLSGVAATARVLEQWPAARVLAVTTFAATGAVVPMLRAGAAGYVLKDATPEQLVASARAVVEGRGSLDEQVVAAVVDEVRSGRSRPPELAAEAARVRTALSDGEARVLELLAEGLGKAQIARELDLSEATVKARLGRLMTKMGVLSRVQAVVRGCELGLVRPRLR
- a CDS encoding sensor histidine kinase, giving the protein MRPLTAAVPGRVGLPRWLVLGLGLLVLASVLDDAVLQWESAAPLLDRLTGIASQLGAATCLVLLVLRPRWAYLALAVTLATSLLAGMPLPGVAALGLCLGAAGLRRCRPTLAALAGVSAVYAGAVTLRNPPAAAVLWLVAPALTVVVLGTWVVGTALAQRRQAEERAAELEHAAVAAREQERRLLARELHDVVAHGLTLVAMQASVIRTTQDPQVQEGARATIETTARSALHELQHLLGVLRTSDAIAATADAATTVPETVEQLVADCGRLGYDLTARVDAGELPCSVILAIDRLLREAVTNVVKHSGPAPCSLTIRRVGSTVAIEVRNRLGAPRQPGPSHGHGLPGLAERVRLLGGTFSAGVRDGQWVLLAYLPV